The window CCCGCGACGGGGGTAGCGGCCCGCTCCCGCAGAGTCCGCGGGGGACACCGGCCGACGACATCGTCGAACAGATCGACCGGGCTGACGAGGACGAGAACGTGGACGCGCTCTTGTTGAAACTGAACACGCCGGGCGGCGAGGTCGTCCCCAGCGACGACATCCGGCTCGCGGCCGAGCGGTTCGACGGGCCAACGATCGCCTACGCGACCGACGTCTGTGCGAGCGGCGGCTACTGGATCGCCAGCGGCTGTGACGAACTGTGGGCCCGCGACGGGTCGATCGTCGGCTCGATCGGCGTCATCGGCTCGAGAGTGAACGCGAGCGAACTCGCCGACAAGGTCGGCCTCTCCTACGAACGGTTCGCCGCCGGCGAGTACAAAGACGCCGGCACTCCGCTGAAGGACCTCGAGGAGGACGAACGCGAGTACCTCCAGGGGCTTATCGACGACTACTACGACACGTTCGTCGAGCGGGTCAGCGAGGGGCGTGACCTCGAACCGGAGTTCGTCCGGGACACGGAAGCGCGGATCTACCTCGGCGAATCCGCCCACGAACTGGGTCTGGTCGACGAACTGGGAACGCGCCGCGAGATCGAGGAGGAACTGGCGGACCGCCTCGAGACCGACGAGGTGGCGATCGAGGAGTTCGAACCCGAGCGGCCGCTGATGGCACGCGTCGGTGCGGGTGCCCGGACGGTCGCTTACGCGTTCGGTGCCGGTCTCGCGGGAATCGCGGCGGAGCGGGAGTTCAGACTGCGAACGTGACCGGGTCGTCATCGAACCCACGGTGACGCGGGCGGCGCCGATCGCGTCGTATCGTTTTCAGGCGGCCGCGTCCCGACGACTGCTAGACGTGCGAAGGTTGGCCGAACCGCTGGTACACGTTTCTTCTCTGGCGTCTCGAGGGGGTCGAACCCGGTTCAGGCCTCGGTCCGGCACGGCGCTCGGGTCGAACGAGTAAGTGGGTTTTATCGTCACACAGCAAGGAACGACTACCGTGTCAACGCTGGTCGTCTGTCTCGACCGGACCGACGACGTGGGCCGCAAGACCGGACTCCGGTCCCCTATCGTCGGCTGGGAGGCAGTTCGCGCGCTCGTGACGGATATCGGGCTCGCGGATCCGGAGGATTCGGGAGTCAACTCCCTGCTCGAGACGCTACGGGTCGCCCAGGACCTGCGCGACGAGAACGAGGACACCGTCGTCGCGGTTGTCTCGGGGGATCGGGAGTCGATGGTGTCGGCCGACAGAGCAGTCGCTCGCCAACTCGACGAACTCATCGCCGAGCACGATCCCGACTCGGCGGTGGTCGTCATCGACAGCGCGGAAGACGAACGGCTGGTCCCGATCGTCGAGAGCCGCGTTCAGGTCGACTCCGTCGATCGAGTGGTCGTTCGCCAGGCCCGGGACATCGAGTCCACCTACTACCTGCTGAAGCAGTTTCTCGCCGACGAGGAGCTACGCCAGACGATCCTCGTCCCGCTCGGGCTGACCCTGCTCGTGTTCCCGATGCTCGCGACCGTCGTCGGTCCGGCCGAGGGCGCAGCCGCGATCACGACCGTCATCGGCCTTTTCCTGCTGTACAAGGGGTTCAACGTCGACGAGATCGTGACCGGCGTCGCCCACCAGGCCCGGGAGGCGCTGTACTCCGGCCAGGTGTCGGTCGTCACCTACGTCGTCGCCGCCGGGCTGACGCTGGTCGGGCTGTTCGCCGGCGCACTCGGGGTCTCGAACCTCGGGGATCCCCAGAGCGTAGTCGTGCTGACGATGCAGTTCCTCTTCGACAGCGTGCCGTGGCTCGCGATGGCCGGGATCACGGCCAGCGCCGGCCGCCTGCTGGACGAGGTGATCAGTGAGGAACCGGTCCGGCAGTCCTACCTCAACCTCCCGTTTATCTTGCTTGCGGTCGCGCTGGTGCTTCGCGGGTTCTCGGCGTACTTCCTCGAGCAACAGGGGGTGATCGGATCGCTCGAGGTACCGTCGGCCGTCTACGGCCCGCTGGCCATCGAAGGGTTTGCGCTGGCAGTGGAGGAACGGCTGGTGCTGTACGTCGCGACTGCGATCGCGGTGAGCCTCGTCGGGGCCCGAGTCGCCTCGTCGCTGAGCGGCACGGACGACCTCGAGGTGAGCGAGGAGAGCGGGTCGAACGCGGAAGCGGAGGCCGATGTGGAGTCGGGGCTGACGGACGGCGGTCCGGAGCCGGTGGGTCCGAACGCCGACGGAGGCGTCGAGACGGTTCGTGGAGGCAGTTCCGGTTCCGGTTCCGGTTCCGGTGTCGATACCGGAACTGGGACAGAAGCCGACGGACGCCCCGAGCCCCGTCCGGAAACAGAAACGGAGACGGAGACGGAGACGGAGACGGAGACGGAGCCATCGAGGTCCGACTCCAACGCCGACGTCGAACCTGACTCGAGCGTGCAGGGCGACGAGACCGATCCGGAGGGCGAGAGGGAAAGCGAAGGCGACGACTCCCGATAACCGACGACTCGTCATCCCTTTACCCTCGGCCCCCAACCCTCGAGCATGAGCGACAACGGCGCGTGGGTGAGCCTCTTCTCGGGCGGCAAGGACTCCTCGTGGGCGCTGTACCGGGCGCTGGAGGAGGGACTCGACGTGCGACGGCTCGTCACCGTCCACCCCGACGGCGACTCCTACATGTACCACGTCCCGGCGACTGATCTTGCCGCCCTGGCGGCCGAGAGCATCGGCATCGAACTCCTCGAGGTCGAGCCCGACGACTTCGAGGCCGACGCGGCGACCGACTCGAGCGTGCAGGGCGACGACGAACTCGAACCGCTCGAGGCCGCACTGCAGGATCTCGACGACGACCTCGAGGGGGGTATCGCCGGCGTCACGGCGGGCGCAGTCGAGAGCGAGTACCAGACGAGTCGGATCGAGGGAATGTGCGACCGGCTGGGCTGTGAGCTGTTCGCCCCGCTCTGGCAGGAAGATCCCCGCAAGTTGGCCAACGCGATGCTCGAGGCCGGTTTCGAGATCGAGATCATCCAGGTCGCGGCCCACGGCCTGGACGAGTCCTGGCTCGGCCGCACCCTCGATCGGGCGGCGCTTGCGGACCTCGAGCGCCTCAACGAGGAGTACGGCGTCCACGTGCTAGGGGAAGGCGGCGAGTTCGAGACGCTGGTCGTGGACGCCCCACACATGGATCGGCGGATCGACCTCGAGTACGAGACGGAGTGGGAGGGGACTCGCGGCCGACTGCGGATTACGGACGCACGACTCGAGGACGCCTGACCGGCAGCCACGCGCGGAACCCGAGGCGTTTCAGGCGACGGGCCAACCCCCTTGCGCTTCCGAGTGGAGACGTCCACCGGATGCTCGACAACGAACGCGACCTCTTCGTCCGGACGCTCGAGGAACTGTACCACCTGGAACGGGAACTCGAGGAGTTCCAGCCGGCACTCGCGGAGGCCGCGACCGACGAGGAACTGGAGGAGTTCTACATGGCTCACGGCGAGCGGACGACGGAGCAGGTCGGCCGGCTCGAGCCGAGATTCGACGCCATCGAGGTGGAGGTCGAACCAGGTCCTGTCGAGAGCCCATCCCTCGACGGACTCCGGAGAGCGCGAGGACCTCGTCGACGATCTGCAAGACCCCAACTTGGGCGACCTCGTCGAGGCGGAACTGGGACGTTCGATCGAACGCCTCGAGATCAGCAAACTCGAGACGCTGTTGACACTCGCGCAGCGAACCGACCTCCCTAGCGAGGTCGTCGAACCGCTCGAGACGACGAAGACGGAAGCCGAAAACGGGCTCGAGCGACTCCAGGATCTATCCCTGTAAGTCGACCCGGCCTCGGGGTTCACGCCAGCGGCTGCCGCTCACTCCGACTCGAGGCCGCCGGGTTCCCGGATCGCGAGGACCGCACGGCGCTCGTCCTCGTCGGTCCCGTGCCACCACGCGATGCGATCGAGGTCGATCGGCCGGTACGTCGAGACGACGGATAGCCACTCGCAGGAGGCGATCGTCCGGCGTGGCTCGCTCGTATCGATCGGCGAGGACTCGAGGTCGGCGTCGAGGTCCTCGAGGAAGGCGACGACGGTCGGATCCGGCCGCACCGCGTCGACGCCCGCGAACTGTCTGAGGTACTGGAAGGTCGCGGGGCCGACGCCGGAGATCGATCCGATCGGATCCTCGGCGTACCGGTAGTGGTCGGCCTCGGCCGCCCACGCCTCGAGTGCGGCGAGGTCGTCGTCCTCGGGGCGGTCGGCGAGTGTGGCCGCGGCCTCGAGCAATACCCGGCGTTTCCGCTGTGCGCCGAACGCCGCCACGAGTTCCTCGTTCTCGAGGTCGATGGCCGCGAGGTCGGCGAACGAGCGGACCCGGCCGGTTTCGACGAACGCCTCGCGGAACCGTTCGACGGTCGGGTAGATCCCGGCGCGGAACCCCTGTCCGGTCGTCGAGGCGGCCGCCTCCGCAAGCAGCAGACGGGGGTCGTCGCCGGTCCAGCGATCGTGCTCGAGGAACGCCCGCGAGAGGCTCTCGTAGGGAACGTCCGCGGCGTACCGGTCGAGGGCCGACTGGACGGACATCGGTTCGTTTCGACACATCACACGGTGTACCTATAGCTGTTGTGTCGATTCGATAGCCGTTCGAGCCGTTAGGCACGAATCGGACGGACCGGATCAAAGCGGTACGAGTCAGAGCGGTAACGCGACCAGCCGAGCGATCACGAGCATCATCGCGAGCGCACCGAGGACGACGAACACCGCGTTCTCGAGGTCGGGATCGCCGGCTTCGATCGGGGTCGAGCCCGGTTCGGGCGTGTACTGGTCGTCGGGTTCGTCCTCGGCGGGGTCGCGAGCCGATTCCTCGTCACTCGAGAGGTCCATGCGGATCCGGTCGTGGGCGCGCTCACGATCAGGATCAGGATCATGATCATGATCGCCGTCGATCCCATCGGGGCTCGAGCGTGGTACGTTCGCGTCCGAGTTCCGATTCGTGCTCGTGTTCCCGTTCCCGTTCTCGGTTACGTTCCCGTTCTCGGTTACGTTCGAACCCGAATTCGGATCCACACCCGCGTCCGACGGATGAGAGGGCGGCCGGTCGGGTCGGTTCTCGCCGTCTCCCCCGCGGCCATCCGTTCCGGTCCCGTCGTCTGCCATGCACGTTCGTAATAGACCTGCAGTCAAAAACCCGTGGGACGCAGGTCGGGATCGCTTCAG of the Halobiforma lacisalsi AJ5 genome contains:
- a CDS encoding DUF892 family protein, translating into MERLEISKLETLLTLAQRTDLPSEVVEPLETTKTEAENGLERLQDLSL
- the sppA gene encoding signal peptide peptidase SppA, whose amino-acid sequence is MVSTADVGRLAVVTLGAVLFAAAGVGLFVVYPETLTDLFGIAFAIVVVLAGLRIAGNVAASLFPDYDVAEVAVEGPITRDGGSGPLPQSPRGTPADDIVEQIDRADEDENVDALLLKLNTPGGEVVPSDDIRLAAERFDGPTIAYATDVCASGGYWIASGCDELWARDGSIVGSIGVIGSRVNASELADKVGLSYERFAAGEYKDAGTPLKDLEEDEREYLQGLIDDYYDTFVERVSEGRDLEPEFVRDTEARIYLGESAHELGLVDELGTRREIEEELADRLETDEVAIEEFEPERPLMARVGAGARTVAYAFGAGLAGIAAEREFRLRT
- a CDS encoding DUF373 family protein, coding for MSTLVVCLDRTDDVGRKTGLRSPIVGWEAVRALVTDIGLADPEDSGVNSLLETLRVAQDLRDENEDTVVAVVSGDRESMVSADRAVARQLDELIAEHDPDSAVVVIDSAEDERLVPIVESRVQVDSVDRVVVRQARDIESTYYLLKQFLADEELRQTILVPLGLTLLVFPMLATVVGPAEGAAAITTVIGLFLLYKGFNVDEIVTGVAHQAREALYSGQVSVVTYVVAAGLTLVGLFAGALGVSNLGDPQSVVVLTMQFLFDSVPWLAMAGITASAGRLLDEVISEEPVRQSYLNLPFILLAVALVLRGFSAYFLEQQGVIGSLEVPSAVYGPLAIEGFALAVEERLVLYVATAIAVSLVGARVASSLSGTDDLEVSEESGSNAEAEADVESGLTDGGPEPVGPNADGGVETVRGGSSGSGSGSGVDTGTGTEADGRPEPRPETETETETETETETEPSRSDSNADVEPDSSVQGDETDPEGERESEGDDSR
- a CDS encoding DUF7312 domain-containing protein, whose product is MADDGTGTDGRGGDGENRPDRPPSHPSDAGVDPNSGSNVTENGNVTENGNGNTSTNRNSDANVPRSSPDGIDGDHDHDPDPDRERAHDRIRMDLSSDEESARDPAEDEPDDQYTPEPGSTPIEAGDPDLENAVFVVLGALAMMLVIARLVALPL
- a CDS encoding diphthine--ammonia ligase — encoded protein: MSDNGAWVSLFSGGKDSSWALYRALEEGLDVRRLVTVHPDGDSYMYHVPATDLAALAAESIGIELLEVEPDDFEADAATDSSVQGDDELEPLEAALQDLDDDLEGGIAGVTAGAVESEYQTSRIEGMCDRLGCELFAPLWQEDPRKLANAMLEAGFEIEIIQVAAHGLDESWLGRTLDRAALADLERLNEEYGVHVLGEGGEFETLVVDAPHMDRRIDLEYETEWEGTRGRLRITDARLEDA
- a CDS encoding DUF892 family protein, with protein sequence MLDNERDLFVRTLEELYHLERELEEFQPALAEAATDEELEEFYMAHGERTTEQVGRLEPRFDAIEVEVEPGPVESPSLDGLRRARGPRRRSARPQLGRPRRGGTGTFDRTPRDQQTRDAVDTRAANRPP